One window of Diabrotica undecimpunctata isolate CICGRU chromosome 8, icDiaUnde3, whole genome shotgun sequence genomic DNA carries:
- the LOC140447642 gene encoding basement membrane-specific heparan sulfate proteoglycan core protein-like, with product MLVKVIVVLFICIEVCRSCDVGQTKQGCLIRNLVCSCGIGCISDYRYDTFQECQNALKGKKRDICKIHNPCLHNGTCIQISQQPGYRCRCEGTGYFGARCSRVCPTPGQGRVGTIYPYECIVI from the exons ATGCTCGTCAAAGTTATTGTGGTTTTATTCATAT GTATTGAAGTATGTCGGAGCTGTGATGTGGGACAAACTAAGCAAGGATGTTTGATCAGGAATCTCGTGTGTTCTTGTGGTATTGGATGTATATCTGATTACAGATATGATACATTTCAAGAGTGTCAAAATGCTTTGAAAG GAAAAAAACGAGATATTTGTAAAATCCATAATCCATGTTTGCACAACGGTACATGCATTCAAATTTCTCAACAACCAGGCTACCGGTGTAGGTGTGAAGGTACGGGATATTTCGGAGCTAGGTGTAGTAGAG tgtgtCCCACTCCAGGTCAAGGAAGAGTCGGTACAATTTACCCTTATGAGTGTATAGTGATATGA